A segment of the Natrinema salaciae genome:
TCGTCGAGGAGGCCGACGGGATCCGCGACCGGATCGAGCAGTACGAGACCCAGAAGAAGCAGACGTTCATGGACGCCTACGACGCGATCGCCGCCCACTTTACGGAGATCTTCGAGAAGCTCTCGGAGGGAACGGGGACGCTCCACCTCGAGAACGAGGCGGACCCGTTCGACGGCGGGCTGACGATGAAGGCCCAGCCGGGCGACAAGCCGATCCAGCGGCTCGATGCCATGTCCGGCGGCGAGAAGTCGCTGACGGCGCTGGCCTTTATCTTCGCGATCCAGCGGCACAATCCGGCCCCGTTCTACGCGCTCGACGAGGTCGACGCCTTCCTCGACGCGGTCAACGCCGAGCGGATCGGCGAGATGGTCGACGAACTCTCCGACAAAGCGCAGTTCGTCGTCGTCTCCCACCGCTCGGCCATGCTCGACCGCTCCGAGCGGGCCATCGGCGTGACGATGCAACAGGACAACGTGAGCGCGGTGACCGGAATCGATCTGAGTAGCGGCGAGGTGCCGGCCGATGACTAGCGATGGCTCCTCGAGCGACGCGAGCGGCGACCGGAGCGAGCCGGACGACGACGGGATTCCGCTGCACATCGCCGGCCACGAGGACCGCGAGCGACCCGGGGACGCGAGTCCGGACTCTCAACCGAACGGCGAAAGCGACGGCGACGGCGACCGCGACCCCCAGAGTGGCGACTCGGTCCTCGAGTTCACGGACGTGGAGATGGCCCCGTCGGGAGACGACGGCGACGGCGACGACGACGAGGAAGCGGTCGAACCGGTCGAACTGCTCGTCCAGCTCGCGAAAGACGGCGAGATCGATCCGTGGGACATCGACGTCGTTCGGGTCACCGACAAGTTCCTCGCCGCGATCGAGGACGTCGACCTGCGGACGTCCGGACGGGCGCTGTTCTACGCGAGCGTCCTCCTGCGGATGAAAAGCGACGAGCTGTTCGCGACCGACGAGCCCGACGAGGAGGAGCTTCCGCCGTGGGAAGCGCCCTTCGCCGACGACGGGACGATGGACGCGGAGAGCGACGACCGGGACTACCCGCCGGGGTTCGACCCCGTCGAGAACCTCGAGGAAGAGATGGAGCGACGCCTCGAACGCAAGCACGCCCGCGGGAAGCCGGAGACGCTGGACGAACTGGTCCGCGAACTGCGCACCGCCGAGCGCGACACCTGGTGGAAGGAATCGCGCAGTTACGACACCAGCGGCTCGCCGACGGGGTACGACCGCGGCGTCCAGGAGCTGAACTACCACTCCGGCGACGACTTCCGGGTCGACGACGAACCGACCAGCGACGACGTCACCCACACGACTCACGAGGAGGACATCGAGGCGGTCATCGACGACGTCGAGGGCGAACTCGAGCGTCACTACGACGAAGGCCGCGACGAGGTGCTGTACGCCGAGATCGACGAAGTCGGCGGCACGCGCGTGATGACCTATCTCGCGCTGCTGTTCCTGGCTCACCGGGGACGGGTCACGCTCGAGCAGGACGAACTGTTCGGCGACCTCTGGGTCCAGCGGGTGACGGTGGACGCGGAGCCCGAAGAGGCGACCGCCGACTGACGTCGGTTCGGACGACGGCCGACGGGACGCGAGCCCGTCGTGTGCTCGCGTCGAAAGGATTATCTGTTCGTTCGAAAATCGATTACACGAATGACACGACCGGGTCGGCGACAGAGCGTCGGGCGCGGACTCCGTCGTGTAGCCGATTACGCCGGGTTCGTGTTCCTCTGGGGCTGGATTCTCGTATCGCTGCTGTTCCTGCCGGCGATGCTCGGTGCTCCCGTCGTCGGCATCGCGCTCTTTCTCGTCGGGCTCGTCGTCTGCTGGCAGGCGGCCGAAGCCTCGAGCGACCCCGTTCACACCGTCGGTACGAAACGCGAGGTTCGAACCGGCCGCGTCGACTCGGCGACCGTCGACTGCGGCGAGTGCGGGCGGCCGGCCGAGGGCGGCGAGTACCGCCGCTACGAGGAACGGCGCGTGCTGTTCGGAGCCACGATTTCGGTTCCGGAATCGGGAGAGAACGTCTACTGCGAGGCGTGTGCGGTCGATCCGCGCGATCCGTTCGACGACGGCGTCGACGGCGAGCGCGAGCCGTGGGCGGCCGGCGACCCGACCGACCTGGAATCGCCGGACCCCGCTACGTCGTCCGGTCTCGAGTCGGAACGGTCGTGACGGTGCGACTCGACGGACGCGTCACTCCAGATACTCGCCGGCCAGGAGGTCGACGCGCTCGAGGGTCGCCTCGGGGATCGCCTCCTGTGGCGTGTTGATCGTCCCCTCGAGTGCGCTCCAGGCATCGCTCTCGAAGTCGTCGGGCATCGTTCGGATGGCGTGTTCGACGACCGCGTTGATCGCGTCCTGATTGGCCGCGGCGTTCTCGAGGACCTCGTCCAGCGTGACCTCGTTGTCTTCCTTCCAGACGTCGTAGTCGGTGACGCCGGCGACGGTGGCGTAGCTCAGTTCGGCCTCGCGGGCGAGTTTCGCTTCCGGAATGGCGGTCATTCCGACGATGTCCCAGCCCTGCTCGCGGTAGAATTCGCTCTCCGCACGGGTGGAGTACTGCGGCCCTTCGATACAGACGTAGGTGCCGTCTTCCTGCGTTTTCGTCCCGTCGTCGGTCGCCTCGCGGGCCGACTCGGCGAGGTGGGAGACCATTTCGGGACAGTAGGGATCGGCAAAGCC
Coding sequences within it:
- a CDS encoding segregation and condensation protein A; amino-acid sequence: MTSDGSSSDASGDRSEPDDDGIPLHIAGHEDRERPGDASPDSQPNGESDGDGDRDPQSGDSVLEFTDVEMAPSGDDGDGDDDEEAVEPVELLVQLAKDGEIDPWDIDVVRVTDKFLAAIEDVDLRTSGRALFYASVLLRMKSDELFATDEPDEEELPPWEAPFADDGTMDAESDDRDYPPGFDPVENLEEEMERRLERKHARGKPETLDELVRELRTAERDTWWKESRSYDTSGSPTGYDRGVQELNYHSGDDFRVDDEPTSDDVTHTTHEEDIEAVIDDVEGELERHYDEGRDEVLYAEIDEVGGTRVMTYLALLFLAHRGRVTLEQDELFGDLWVQRVTVDAEPEEATAD
- the mtnP gene encoding S-methyl-5'-thioadenosine phosphorylase, with translation MTIGVIGGSGIYEALPLENTRKEELSTPYGEPSEAVTLGELAGREVAFLPRHGSDHQHPPTDAAYRANIYALKSVGVDRVIATNAVGSLREELPPRTLVVPDQIFDRTKHRTPTFFGDGMVVHMGFADPYCPEMVSHLAESAREATDDGTKTQEDGTYVCIEGPQYSTRAESEFYREQGWDIVGMTAIPEAKLAREAELSYATVAGVTDYDVWKEDNEVTLDEVLENAAANQDAINAVVEHAIRTMPDDFESDAWSALEGTINTPQEAIPEATLERVDLLAGEYLE